Proteins found in one Limanda limanda chromosome 18, fLimLim1.1, whole genome shotgun sequence genomic segment:
- the si:ch211-63o20.7 gene encoding serine/threonine-protein kinase pdik1l-B-like yields the protein MEELYTLEKEVGRGSYGVVFEGHMVKTGQKVAIKRLPCSNPECIELYLQELWAMRATAKNHINVIALHSCLLQTGPRSLKPLRPGKLPLRLVESVLKGSVVVAAQSQERIHAQSTAMKRTFSLSRLQDRTNTVQVRAKLQDTTKSNASEATTPQRPQNQARKRRAQSEGEQPGPLQCLALWLVMEYCDGGDLNQYLLSRPPDDQRNHSVLRQLCRAVAFLHGLGIAHRDLKPDNVLVCVTSKGPVVKVADFGLSKMSEGLVDGVENMQHFSSTCGSDFYMAPEVWGGLTYTAQADIFSLGVMFWAVLERITFLQEGTTQEQLGAYVCKGRSGWLMPVGEALWENADLQLCIPMKFKRAPPLPPPPGPSTCTLLLDMLASNPDARPPADQLEARVRSALKEDSH from the exons ATGGAGGAGCTCTACACTCTAGAGAAGGAGGTAGGACGAGGCAGCTATGGCGTGGTCTTTGAGGGACATATGGTCAAAACAGGACAGAAGGTGGCCATTAAGCGTCTGCCCTGCAGCAACCCGGAGTGCATCGAGCTCTACCTGCAGGAGCTGTGGGCCATGAGAGCCACGGCCAAGAACCACATCAACGTCATCGCCCTCCACAGCTGCCTCCTGCAGACAGGCCCCAGGAGCCTGAAGCCCCTGAGACCAGGGAAACTGCCCCTGCGTCTGGTTGAGAGCGTGTTGAAGGGCAGCGTGGTGGTAGCAGCACAAAGTCAGGAAAGGATCCACGCCCAGTCCACCGCCATGAAGAGGACGTTTTCTCTCTCCAGGCTTCAGGACAGGACCAACACCGTCCAGGTCAGGGCTAAGCTCCAGGACACAACGAAATCAAATGCATCGGAGGCTACAACCCCACAACGGCCTCAAAACCAGGCCAGGAAGAGACGGGCCCAGAGCGAGGGGGAGCAGCCGGGCCCCCTGCAGTGCCTGGCCCTGTGGCTGGTGATGGAGTACTGTGACGGAGGCGACTTGAATCAGTACCTGCTCTCCAGGCCGCCAGATGACCAGCGGAACCACAGTGTGCTGCGACAGCTTTGCCGAGCCGTGGCCTTCCTGCACGGCCTGGGCATCGCCCATCGAGACCTGAAGCCCGACAACGTGCTGGTCTGTGTCACATCCAAAGGCCCGGTCGTCAAG GTGGCAGACTTTGGTCTGAGCAAGATGAGTGAGGGTCTGGTGGACGGGGTTGAAAACATGCAGCACTTCTCATCCACCTGTGGCTCCGACTTTTACATGGCTCCAGAGGTGTGGGGGGGACTGACCTACACGGCCCAGGCGGACATCTTCTCGCTAGGTGTGATGTTCTGGGCGGTTCTGGAAAGAATCACCTTTCTGCAAGAAGGGACCACACAGGAACAGCTGG GCGCCTACGTGTGCAAGGGTCGCTCGGGCTGGTTGATGCCGGTGGGGGAAGCCTTGTGGGAGAACGCCGACCTCCAGCTGTGTATCCCAATGAAGTTTAAGAGAGCGCCCCCGCTGCCACCCCCTCCCGGTCCATCTACGTGCACTCTGCTTTTAGACATGCTCGCCTCAAACCCGGATGCCCGGCCCCCGGCCGACCAGCTGGAGGCCAGAGTGCGATCCGCTCTCAAAGAGGACTCCCACTGA